The genomic window CTTTTGGACGATAAAAAATCTTTATTTTTGTCTGTAACGCAATTTGTAAAACATTCGGCTTATCACTGCGGGGTGGTATTTCACGCACATTCAGGTAATAAACACTTTCACGATCATTTGGAAGTTGTAGCGCTGCGGGAAGCCCTTGGATCTTAATTTGGCTTTTAGAATCCGCTTCTATTCTATGCACTGGTGGGGTAACCAAAAATGGAGAATTAACTTTCACATCATTTTGATCTTCTATCCAAGCTTGAGCCAAATAAGGATTATTTTTATTCTCATTGCTTAACGTCATACTCACTGATTTATCACCTTCGTTATAAATAACTCGGGTTCTATCTAAAGCAATTGCTGAATAAGCAAATTGAGATATTAATGCAGCACTTACAATTGTTGCTATTGAGACTGTTTTTAATAGTTTCATAACTTTCACCGTTGACATTTCATAAATTTATAATTATTTACATGGTAGTAATATAGTATCTACCAAGCTATCATCTATTTTGGCTGGTAATTTAATATGGCACGAATCCCCATCACCCCAAATAACTTTTAAATCATCATTTGGGTTCACACCAGCTAAATAAACAAAACCTTTATCAGAAACTATACCGACTTCATTTTTGTCTTTACTTAATACTGATGATCCGATTGGAGGTACACTATTATCTGCTAATGTAATAGTGCCTAATAATTTACCGCCTTCTATTATTTTAAACTTCCGATAACCAATAGCCCCTTCAGTTAAAGTTGCATATTGAGTTGACTGTAATGCTTCTGCATTATCAGGCAAATTTGCTAAATCAATTTTTAAGTTATTCCGCGTATAATCCATTACACTAGTGACAACTGCTTTACCATGTTTATTAGTTCTTATTGGGGTAATAGAGTTTTCTACAGGGATATCAGCAACGCCATTTGTATCAACTAAAATACGAGAACCGCCAGTCGTAGAATTATTACGGTGGAATGCACCACCTTCAGGCGTTACTGTTAATCCACCTTTTAATTGCATAGATAACGTTGTTTGATTACTTTCTATATAAGTACCACTTGCCACCATTTGAGTTGAATCACCATCATAGGTATATGAACCTGATGTAATTAATTTATTTCTGTCCCAATTACCTGCGGAGACTAAATAACTACTGCGGTTATCAATACGGCTATAATAATTTATATTATTATTATAATTACTATTTGCATAAGATCCGGAATAACTAATGCTAGAACCATTATTTTCTAATGGAACACTCACATTTAAATACATTCCATCATCTGTAGAATCTTGTGTTTTATTTCTATATGCAGTTAAGCTAACACTTATATTCTTAAGGTCAAAAGCATCAAAATAATTCGAAATCGTCATATTATATTGATTTGATGAAGAACGATTCCAATAAGTCTGATGAGAATAGTTTAAATACATATTGGCATTATAATCAGGGAAAGATGTACCAAATATAACGGTATATAATTCTTTACCGCTATCTACATCACCACCATTATATCGACGGTCAATAAATTGGTTCATACTCATAAAGTTTTTTTCTGAGAAACGATAACCAGCAAATGTAATCTGGCTATTTATTTCATCAAATTGTTTAGAATATGTCAGATTATAAGAGTTACCCGTTAAAGTACGGTTATCATCTAAATGCCCCATTTCAGCACGAGATATCGTAATGTTACCTGATAACACCCCAAATGGAGCAAGGTCACGACCTAAACCAAGAGCCAAACTTTGATATTCAGTTGAGCCGATAATACCGCCATATAGAGTGCTGTTGTTTGTTGCACCCCATGATAATGTACCTAGACTAAACACTGGACCTTGCGTTTTATGTTCATCTTTACTTGGTTTACCCATCACAAGTTTGTAAATGAGCTGCCCAGGTCTTGTTAAAGTACCTAATCGTGACGTTTCAACTTGATAATTTGTCGAGCTACCATCCTGTTCTTGGATGGTGACATCCATTGTACCGCCACCAAATGAGTTTACATCTTGAATACGGAATGGGCCTGGGCTCACTTCCGATTGATAGATAATCCGGCCATCTTGGCGAACAATAATCGTTGCGTTTGTTTTCGCTACACCTGCAATTTCAGGTGCATACCCTTGTAAAAGGGGTGGAAACATAGATTCATTTGTTTCCAAGCTGGCACCAAGAAAACGAAAGCTATCAAATATCGTTGATGAAAGGTATTGTTCACCAAACGTTAAGCGGGCGCTTAATGAACGTATTGCACGATAAGCATAAATCTGGTTCCATGCCCACGTTTCGCTACCTTTATTTAATTGCCCTCTTTGGGCTTGCCAATCCGCTCTAGCGCGCCATGGCCCGAGGTTAAATCCCATCGTACCAATTGCAGTCAATCCACCATTAGTACCTGAATCATCCCCTTTATTCTGGTCAACAACGCGTGCAGTTGTATTGTAGTCAATGAATCCACCGACAATACCATCATCCCAACGTGCTGGCGGATCCCAGTCAGGATCTTGATATTCCATATAAGCTTGTGGAATATTAATTTGTAATGTATTTTTGGCTAAATCACCTCTAACGCGCATATTTGGTATTGAGCGAATATCTAAACATTGACCATCTCGCAACCATTTAACTTTACTATCCCACTCTTTTCTCATTCCTAAATATTCAAATAGCTTTGGAGTAACACAAGCTAAAGATATTTTTTCATCATACTTAGGATTAAAAAATGTAATAGGTTGCTCAGCTGTGATTTTAACTTTATTCACTTCTAGCATTAATGAATATTCATCAGGAGGGAGGTAATCAGCATGAGAGAATTTACTGAAGTCAATATTTTCAGTACTACTTCCGTCTAAAAAATCGGTATTAAAATCAACTCCATCCTCTGAAAATGCAGCCACAGGCATCAGCATTAAAAGCATCAACTGAGTGATCAGATTTAATTTTATGCTTTTCATTAAATAGTGCCATCAGTAAAGGAAAATATAAAATGGGTTATGAAAACATATGGCGTATATACGCCATATGTTTTGCATATCGGGAAAATTAATTCTTATTGGTAGATAACTTTGAAGTTAGCTACTGTATCGAAACGACCAGTTGTTGCTTTCTTACCGTCTGCTTCGTTACCTTTAACATATGCGCCGAAGTGCATAGTTGTTCTTGAGCCGTCACCGCCATTTAATACATAGCCGTCACCAACACTTGGGAATGCTTTACCAAATACGATTGGTGTATTTGCACCATCAGTGATGACGATACCCGCGTTTTCTACTTTACCGCCTAAACCAAGTAACTCACCTGTGAAACCTGTGAAACCTGTGAAACCAGAAACTGTTGAACCAGTGAAGCTGATTTTTGCATTTTTGTAAGTTTCAATTGAGCAATTTTTCAAAACGATATCGAATTTTTCTTCATCTGAACGATATTTACCAGAAGTCAGTTCATTCAATGCGATTTCACCGAAGTTAACTGTTTGGTTCAGGTTATTATCATCGATAGAGCAAGGTACATCGTTAATATAGCCAAGGAAATGAATAGTACCTTGTGAGCTTTCAGCTGTTTTAGCTGG from Providencia sneebia DSM 19967 includes these protein-coding regions:
- a CDS encoding fimbria/pilus periplasmic chaperone; this encodes MKLLKTVSIATIVSAALISQFAYSAIALDRTRVIYNEGDKSVSMTLSNENKNNPYLAQAWIEDQNDVKVNSPFLVTPPVHRIEADSKSQIKIQGLPAALQLPNDRESVYYLNVREIPPRSDKPNVLQIALQTKIKIFYRPKALKQKERMESIPQQNEIKILNQGGNYIVKNPSPFFISLTKVKQGDLEVANFEPMMIAPFGQESLGKAIGNLGTSPTLVYLNDFGGPVDLNFTCHANQCSVVPKK
- a CDS encoding fimbria/pilus outer membrane usher protein; this translates as MKSIKLNLITQLMLLMLMPVAAFSEDGVDFNTDFLDGSSTENIDFSKFSHADYLPPDEYSLMLEVNKVKITAEQPITFFNPKYDEKISLACVTPKLFEYLGMRKEWDSKVKWLRDGQCLDIRSIPNMRVRGDLAKNTLQINIPQAYMEYQDPDWDPPARWDDGIVGGFIDYNTTARVVDQNKGDDSGTNGGLTAIGTMGFNLGPWRARADWQAQRGQLNKGSETWAWNQIYAYRAIRSLSARLTFGEQYLSSTIFDSFRFLGASLETNESMFPPLLQGYAPEIAGVAKTNATIIVRQDGRIIYQSEVSPGPFRIQDVNSFGGGTMDVTIQEQDGSSTNYQVETSRLGTLTRPGQLIYKLVMGKPSKDEHKTQGPVFSLGTLSWGATNNSTLYGGIIGSTEYQSLALGLGRDLAPFGVLSGNITISRAEMGHLDDNRTLTGNSYNLTYSKQFDEINSQITFAGYRFSEKNFMSMNQFIDRRYNGGDVDSGKELYTVIFGTSFPDYNANMYLNYSHQTYWNRSSSNQYNMTISNYFDAFDLKNISVSLTAYRNKTQDSTDDGMYLNVSVPLENNGSSISYSGSYANSNYNNNINYYSRIDNRSSYLVSAGNWDRNKLITSGSYTYDGDSTQMVASGTYIESNQTTLSMQLKGGLTVTPEGGAFHRNNSTTGGSRILVDTNGVADIPVENSITPIRTNKHGKAVVTSVMDYTRNNLKIDLANLPDNAEALQSTQYATLTEGAIGYRKFKIIEGGKLLGTITLADNSVPPIGSSVLSKDKNEVGIVSDKGFVYLAGVNPNDDLKVIWGDGDSCHIKLPAKIDDSLVDTILLPCK
- a CDS encoding fimbrial protein — its product is MKFNKLALSLALGLSMGVTMSPAFAADDGTTPTSPAKTAESSQGTIHFLGYINDVPCSIDDNNLNQTVNFGEIALNELTSGKYRSDEEKFDIVLKNCSIETYKNAKISFTGSTVSGFTGFTGFTGELLGLGGKVENAGIVITDGANTPIVFGKAFPSVGDGYVLNGGDGSRTTMHFGAYVKGNEADGKKATTGRFDTVANFKVIYQ